A genomic stretch from Achromobacter spanius includes:
- a CDS encoding GlcG/HbpS family heme-binding protein: MTRQPLATLVSSLAATLAFSTAAHAAVLTETNLSMADAQTLATATVAACQAKGYNVSASVVDRAGLLKAFARADNAGPHTIEASRAKAFTAVSAKTPTLTMMENAQKNPGAANLTDIPGFLLLGGGVPVKAGDKVIGAIGVAGAPGGHLDAQCADTVLQDNAAMFK, encoded by the coding sequence ATGACCCGCCAACCCCTTGCCACCCTTGTTTCCTCGCTGGCCGCCACGCTGGCTTTCTCCACCGCCGCCCACGCCGCCGTGCTGACGGAAACCAACCTGTCGATGGCCGATGCGCAAACGCTCGCCACCGCCACCGTCGCCGCCTGCCAGGCCAAGGGCTATAACGTCAGCGCCTCCGTGGTGGACCGCGCCGGCCTGCTCAAGGCCTTCGCCCGCGCCGACAACGCCGGCCCGCACACCATCGAAGCCAGCCGCGCCAAGGCATTCACCGCCGTGTCCGCCAAGACGCCCACGCTGACCATGATGGAGAACGCGCAGAAGAATCCGGGCGCGGCCAACCTGACCGACATTCCGGGCTTCCTGCTCTTGGGCGGCGGCGTGCCCGTCAAGGCGGGCGACAAGGTCATCGGCGCCATCGGCGTGGCCGGCGCACCCGGGGGCCACCTGGACGCGCAGTGCGCCGACACGGTGCTGCAAGACAACGCGGCAATGTTCAAATAA
- a CDS encoding 3-deoxy-D-arabino-heptulosonate 7-phosphate synthase gives MPLPPRPALLDETLRIVARRYRLPDTPEAALDAGPAAPSRHCTSMLAVSIDQARQALARSDTPPATVKQTFIDALAQLIGEAMRANQGDPAIQAMVLRHQAVQVREYASLAAGAEPDRREVVAAVNAIAHPAKLQRMPPGSQRDALAALQAAASTSAWAALSQAVERIDALPDAESDSAMARSLARLRDGPTLERLCRLDALASDALVQRYQALWNRNGPRSGTPDAVARGLAAQQRGAAVEAQAAKALQALAHRLNTEASIAASTAASTAAASTEGSTAASTEAPQGTTSRADVYRVVTSMHVPPELPGSADRAKSEWDAALLRRAGPPEAEPTWDVCLLVEAKASVDAASTDFPRLLRGLQRLAQADAGVIYPFLSRQGTVALRGASLSTLPTLGLDLASAVLYCCDAPADEPIDTPRLLNAACRMQLLSAPASVAYASQLSLGLPADAQALEAVWHGLLTSPQWAGVLNQYPLLHQVRALMVHTNDLFAATQHAGL, from the coding sequence ATGCCCCTGCCGCCGCGCCCCGCCCTGCTGGACGAAACGCTACGCATCGTCGCCCGCCGCTATCGCTTGCCGGACACCCCAGAAGCCGCCTTGGACGCGGGCCCCGCCGCACCCAGCCGCCATTGCACCAGCATGCTGGCCGTGTCCATCGACCAGGCGCGGCAGGCGCTGGCCCGTTCAGACACACCGCCCGCCACGGTCAAGCAGACCTTCATCGACGCCCTGGCGCAGTTGATCGGCGAAGCCATGCGCGCGAACCAGGGCGACCCCGCCATTCAGGCCATGGTCCTGCGCCACCAAGCCGTGCAGGTGCGCGAATACGCCTCGTTGGCGGCGGGCGCCGAGCCGGACCGGCGTGAAGTCGTCGCGGCCGTCAACGCCATCGCCCACCCCGCCAAGCTGCAACGCATGCCGCCGGGCTCGCAACGCGATGCCTTGGCCGCGTTGCAGGCCGCCGCGTCAACATCGGCGTGGGCGGCGCTGTCCCAGGCCGTTGAGCGGATCGACGCACTGCCCGACGCCGAAAGCGATTCCGCCATGGCGCGCAGCCTGGCCCGCCTGCGCGACGGCCCCACCCTGGAACGCCTGTGCCGCTTGGACGCCCTGGCCTCTGACGCGCTGGTGCAGCGGTATCAAGCGCTATGGAACCGCAACGGTCCGCGCTCCGGCACGCCGGACGCGGTCGCGCGAGGCCTGGCCGCGCAACAGCGTGGCGCGGCTGTCGAGGCACAGGCTGCGAAAGCGCTGCAAGCCTTGGCGCACCGTCTCAATACAGAAGCCTCTATTGCTGCCTCTACTGCTGCTTCTACTGCTGCTGCCTCTACAGAAGGATCTACAGCAGCCTCTACAGAAGCCCCGCAAGGCACGACATCAAGGGCCGACGTCTATCGCGTGGTGACCTCGATGCACGTACCGCCCGAACTGCCCGGCTCGGCCGACCGCGCCAAAAGCGAGTGGGACGCCGCCCTGTTGCGCCGCGCCGGCCCGCCAGAGGCCGAACCCACCTGGGATGTGTGCCTGTTGGTCGAGGCCAAGGCGTCTGTGGACGCGGCCAGCACCGACTTCCCCCGCTTGCTGCGCGGCCTGCAACGGCTGGCGCAGGCGGACGCTGGCGTCATCTACCCGTTCCTGTCGCGCCAAGGCACCGTGGCGCTGCGCGGCGCGTCCCTGAGCACCTTGCCCACACTAGGCCTCGACCTGGCAAGCGCCGTGCTCTATTGCTGCGACGCGCCCGCCGACGAACCCATCGACACGCCGCGCTTGCTGAACGCCGCTTGCCGCATGCAATTGCTGTCCGCGCCGGCCAGCGTGGCCTACGCCAGCCAACTCTCGCTGGGCCTGCCCGCCGACGCGCAAGCGCTGGAAGCCGTGTGGCACGGATTGCTGACGTCGCCGCAATGGGCCGGCGTGTTGAATCAGTATCCGCTGCTGCATCAGGTGCGCGCGCTGATGGTGCACACAAACGACCTGTTTGCAGCCACGCAACACGCTGGCCTGTAA
- a CDS encoding aldo/keto reductase family oxidoreductase: MSTTQHEDTYALGSCRVKRLGYGAMQLAGPGVFGPPRDRDAALAVLREAVASGVNHIDTSDFYGPHVTNQIIREALSPYPDDLVLVTKIGARRGEDASWIRADSAPELERAVEDNLRNLGLDALDVVNLRIMFGVHGPQEGSIAQPLAALAQLQQRGLVRHIGLSNVTAEQVREGRGLCDIVCVQNQYNLAHRHDDALIDALADDGIAYVPYFPLGGFSPLQSATLTDVAQRLEATPMQVAIAWLLQRSPNILVIPGTSSVAHLRENLAAASLALPPEAVRALDGIAGAAA; the protein is encoded by the coding sequence TGAAGACACCTATGCACTCGGTTCATGCCGGGTCAAGCGCCTGGGGTATGGCGCGATGCAGTTGGCCGGCCCCGGCGTGTTCGGCCCGCCGCGCGACCGCGACGCGGCGCTGGCGGTGCTGCGCGAAGCGGTGGCCAGTGGCGTGAACCATATCGACACCAGCGATTTCTACGGCCCGCACGTTACCAACCAGATCATCCGCGAAGCCTTGTCGCCGTATCCGGATGACTTGGTGCTGGTGACGAAGATCGGCGCCCGGCGTGGTGAAGATGCCTCGTGGATACGCGCTGACAGCGCACCCGAGCTTGAGCGCGCGGTGGAAGACAATCTGCGCAATCTGGGGCTGGACGCGCTGGACGTAGTCAACCTGCGCATCATGTTTGGTGTGCATGGGCCGCAAGAAGGGTCGATTGCGCAGCCCTTGGCGGCGTTGGCGCAGTTGCAGCAGCGGGGGCTGGTGCGCCATATCGGCCTGAGCAACGTGACGGCCGAGCAAGTGCGCGAAGGGCGAGGGCTGTGCGACATCGTGTGCGTGCAGAACCAGTACAACCTGGCGCATCGGCATGATGATGCACTGATCGACGCCTTGGCGGATGATGGCATTGCCTATGTGCCGTATTTTCCGTTGGGTGGTTTCAGCCCGCTGCAGTCGGCAACGCTGACCGACGTGGCGCAGCGGCTGGAGGCCACGCCGATGCAGGTGGCGATTGCGTGGCTGCTGCAGCGGTCGCCCAATATCCTGGTCATACCGGGCACGTCGTCGGTGGCGCACCTGCGCGAGAACCTGGCCGCGGCAAGCTTGGCATTGCCGCCGGAGGCCGTGCGCGCGCTGGACGGTATCGCGGGCGCGGCGGCGTAA
- a CDS encoding MBL fold metallo-hydrolase, with protein MSSLPRFRRLLQSAALSLLISPAFIAHAAGTDLQLTHFNPGNDAIFQVSSVLVSGKREAILIDAQFGKSQAEKVVQMVRDSGKTLTTIYISHGDPDFYFGLDTVVAAFPDARVVATEPTVQHIKETVDGKLAFWGPKLGADAPSRAVIPQVLKGSKLTLEGQALEITGLDGPQPDRSFVWIPSLKAVVGGVVVFGNLHVWMADTQTPQSHKDWLATLSRIEALKPVTVIPGHYAPGAPLTLESVRYTQGYIRAFDTQTAKAADSATLIAAMKAQYPQAGAAASLDLSAKVAKGEMKW; from the coding sequence ATGTCTTCCTTGCCCCGCTTTCGCCGCCTGCTGCAAAGCGCTGCGCTGAGCTTGTTGATCAGCCCCGCCTTCATTGCCCACGCAGCCGGCACAGATTTGCAACTGACCCATTTCAACCCCGGCAACGACGCCATCTTTCAAGTGTCTTCCGTGCTGGTCAGCGGCAAGCGTGAGGCCATTCTGATCGATGCGCAGTTTGGCAAGTCGCAAGCCGAAAAAGTGGTGCAAATGGTGCGCGACAGCGGCAAGACGCTGACCACCATCTACATCAGCCACGGCGACCCCGACTTCTACTTCGGCCTGGACACCGTGGTGGCCGCCTTCCCCGATGCGCGCGTCGTCGCCACCGAACCCACGGTTCAGCACATCAAGGAAACGGTGGACGGCAAGCTGGCATTCTGGGGCCCCAAGCTGGGCGCGGATGCGCCGTCCCGGGCCGTGATTCCGCAGGTGCTGAAAGGCAGCAAACTGACGCTGGAAGGCCAGGCGCTGGAAATCACCGGCCTGGACGGCCCGCAGCCGGATCGCAGCTTTGTGTGGATTCCGTCATTGAAGGCGGTGGTAGGCGGCGTTGTGGTGTTCGGCAACCTGCACGTGTGGATGGCCGACACGCAGACGCCGCAATCGCACAAGGATTGGCTGGCCACCTTGTCGCGCATTGAAGCGCTGAAGCCGGTGACGGTCATTCCGGGCCACTATGCGCCGGGCGCGCCGTTGACGCTGGAATCCGTCCGCTATACGCAGGGCTACATCCGCGCCTTCGACACGCAAACCGCCAAGGCCGCCGACAGCGCCACGCTGATCGCCGCCATGAAGGCGCAGTACCCGCAAGCGGGCGCCGCGGCATCCCTGGACTTGAGCGCCAAGGTCGCCAAGGGCGAAATGAAGTGGTGA
- the argC gene encoding N-acetyl-gamma-glutamyl-phosphate reductase, with translation MTHPLVFIDGDQGTTGLQIHERLNGRTDLRLLTLPEAERKDPQRRADAINASDVAILCLPDEPARQAAASVVNPAVRIIDASSAHRTTPGWVYGFPEMSAGQAALIAQAKRVSNPGCYPTGAIALLRPLIQAGLVPADYPMVVHAVSGYSGGGRASVDAYEGAGGVPGPAFQLYGLGLAHKHTPEIEAHAGLTQRPVFVPAYGAFRQGIVLTIPLQTRLLPAGVNSEQLHACLHQHYADTTHVQVVPRQEAASHTHLDPQVLNGTNDLRLAVYGNEQHGQVLLTAVFDNLGKGASGAAVQNLDLMLAAMA, from the coding sequence ATGACCCACCCCCTAGTCTTTATCGACGGCGACCAAGGCACCACCGGCCTGCAGATTCATGAACGCCTGAATGGCCGTACCGACCTGCGCCTGCTGACGCTGCCCGAGGCCGAACGCAAGGATCCGCAACGCCGTGCCGACGCCATCAACGCCAGCGACGTGGCCATCCTGTGCCTGCCGGACGAGCCGGCGCGCCAGGCCGCGGCATCGGTGGTGAACCCGGCCGTGCGCATCATCGACGCCAGTTCGGCGCATCGCACCACGCCGGGCTGGGTCTACGGCTTCCCGGAGATGAGCGCGGGGCAGGCGGCCTTGATCGCACAAGCCAAGCGGGTCAGCAACCCCGGCTGCTACCCCACGGGCGCCATCGCCTTGCTGCGCCCCTTGATCCAGGCGGGGCTGGTGCCCGCCGACTATCCGATGGTTGTGCATGCGGTGTCGGGCTATTCGGGCGGCGGCCGCGCCAGCGTGGATGCCTATGAAGGGGCGGGCGGCGTGCCAGGACCCGCGTTCCAGTTGTATGGCTTGGGCCTGGCGCACAAGCACACGCCCGAGATTGAAGCGCATGCGGGGCTGACGCAGCGCCCGGTGTTCGTGCCTGCCTACGGCGCGTTCCGCCAGGGCATTGTGCTGACGATTCCGTTGCAGACGCGCTTGTTGCCGGCCGGGGTGAACAGCGAACAATTGCATGCTTGCCTGCACCAGCATTACGCAGACACCACCCATGTGCAGGTCGTGCCGCGCCAGGAAGCCGCCAGCCACACGCATCTGGATCCGCAGGTGCTCAACGGTACGAATGACCTGCGTTTGGCGGTCTACGGCAACGAACAACACGGCCAGGTGTTGCTGACCGCGGTGTTCGACAACCTGGGCAAGGGCGCGTCCGGCGCGGCGGTGCAGAACCTGGACCTGATGCTCGCCGCGATGGCATAA
- a CDS encoding GGDEF domain-containing protein produces MHVDLYTLYLLVIGTLLASAGMLYWEYRTNTRRGKELRLLAVGFTTIAAGCTVVLLRGHLPAALGPGLSNFIILGGYLLVLHGVAAFNGKQYRGTSAALLAITALLWTAAGTRWQGIMWSYVSAVPIAVVAALTAWEMWRCTPLKPLAPRRFVVAITGIHALFYAFRALILPWLVGVYGPSVQLASSNITMYEGVLYSVLLPMALLKLVREEAHGQLLRESQTDYLTRLGNRRWFFEEGMRLLHANANQGPVAVLAFDLDHFKSINDRHGHQAGDQVLKAFADIAQSVAGPGVLLARIGGEEFAALLTGDEARRAQALGEAVAQRFADTVSEHVDRSAIRATVSIGLARFERTAPPLADSLAAADRALYRAKSLGGNRLELA; encoded by the coding sequence ATGCACGTCGATCTCTACACCCTTTACCTGCTCGTCATCGGAACGCTGCTAGCCAGCGCCGGGATGCTTTATTGGGAATATCGGACGAATACGCGGCGCGGCAAGGAACTGAGACTGCTGGCCGTGGGCTTCACCACCATCGCCGCCGGCTGTACCGTGGTGCTGTTGCGCGGCCACCTGCCCGCCGCGCTTGGCCCTGGGCTAAGCAACTTCATCATTCTTGGCGGCTATCTGCTGGTGCTGCACGGCGTTGCGGCCTTCAACGGCAAGCAGTATCGCGGGACCTCCGCGGCGTTGCTGGCGATCACGGCCTTGCTGTGGACAGCGGCCGGCACGCGCTGGCAAGGCATCATGTGGAGCTATGTCAGCGCGGTGCCCATCGCCGTCGTCGCGGCACTGACCGCTTGGGAAATGTGGCGCTGCACGCCCCTGAAGCCGCTGGCGCCCCGGCGCTTTGTCGTCGCCATCACCGGCATCCATGCCTTGTTCTATGCCTTCCGCGCCCTGATCCTGCCCTGGCTGGTTGGGGTATACGGCCCCTCGGTCCAACTGGCATCCAGCAACATCACCATGTACGAAGGCGTGCTGTATTCGGTGTTGCTGCCCATGGCGCTGCTCAAGCTGGTACGCGAAGAGGCGCATGGCCAGTTGCTGCGCGAATCGCAAACCGACTACCTGACGCGCCTGGGCAACCGCCGCTGGTTTTTCGAAGAAGGCATGCGCTTGCTGCACGCCAATGCAAACCAGGGGCCGGTGGCCGTGCTGGCGTTTGACCTTGACCACTTCAAATCCATCAATGACCGACACGGGCATCAGGCCGGCGACCAGGTGCTCAAGGCGTTTGCCGACATCGCGCAGAGCGTGGCCGGGCCGGGCGTGCTGTTGGCGCGTATCGGCGGCGAAGAGTTCGCCGCGCTGCTGACGGGCGACGAGGCGCGGCGCGCGCAGGCGCTGGGCGAAGCCGTCGCGCAACGCTTTGCGGACACGGTTTCCGAACACGTGGATCGCAGCGCCATCCGCGCCACGGTCAGCATCGGGCTGGCGCGGTTCGAGCGCACCGCGCCGCCGCTGGCCGATAGCCTGGCGGCAGCTGACCGCGCCTTGTACCGCGCAAAATCGCTGGGCGGTAACCGGTTGGAACTGGCGTAG
- a CDS encoding HPP family protein, whose translation MGVAIKRWLSAFAPAPVGVNGREKILGVLGALLGLFCTEWVGRHALGAASPWFIAPMGASAVLLFAAPASPLAQPWSIMAGNLVSALIGVFCAQMIPVPGVAAAVAVALAIGAMFSLRCLHPPSGAVALTAVLGGPSVTALGYGFALWPVGLNSLILLCIAVAFNGALKRNYPRRHADPAQSHHTRDAAPSTRLGFSRADLDDALAQRGELLDISKEDLEDIVLSAELRASVRRFGEVSCADIMSRDVVTVQEHDPLDHAVRLFDRHRLQGLAVVDANGRYAGMVSQADVLARKARPLLLKPDDAAPPEPRVADCMRSEVPFATPDLPAIELARPMSDALHCVPVLDASRNLLGLITQSDLVAALYQMTVSSHSPVNSEAGLQARPLANSPAGSGAHATKRAA comes from the coding sequence TTGGGTGTAGCAATCAAGCGCTGGCTGAGCGCCTTCGCGCCAGCGCCGGTAGGCGTCAACGGGCGCGAAAAAATTCTTGGCGTACTGGGCGCGCTGCTTGGGCTCTTCTGCACGGAATGGGTGGGCCGGCACGCGCTGGGCGCGGCCAGCCCTTGGTTCATCGCGCCCATGGGTGCGTCGGCCGTGCTGCTGTTTGCCGCGCCCGCCAGCCCGCTGGCACAACCCTGGTCCATCATGGCGGGCAACCTGGTGTCGGCGCTGATCGGCGTCTTCTGCGCCCAGATGATTCCCGTGCCCGGCGTGGCCGCGGCCGTTGCGGTGGCCCTGGCCATAGGCGCCATGTTCAGCCTGCGTTGCCTGCATCCCCCCAGCGGCGCGGTTGCCTTGACGGCGGTGCTGGGCGGGCCGTCGGTAACGGCGCTGGGCTATGGCTTCGCGCTGTGGCCGGTGGGCCTGAATTCCCTGATCCTGCTGTGCATTGCCGTGGCCTTCAACGGCGCCCTGAAACGCAATTACCCCCGCCGCCATGCCGACCCGGCACAGAGCCATCACACTCGCGACGCCGCGCCCAGCACCCGCCTGGGCTTCAGCCGGGCCGACCTGGACGACGCCCTGGCGCAACGCGGCGAGCTTCTGGACATCAGCAAGGAAGACCTGGAAGACATCGTGCTGTCCGCCGAACTGCGCGCCAGCGTGCGCCGGTTTGGCGAGGTGTCGTGCGCCGACATCATGTCGCGTGACGTCGTTACCGTGCAGGAACACGATCCCCTGGACCACGCCGTGCGCCTGTTCGACAGGCACCGGCTGCAAGGCTTGGCGGTTGTTGACGCGAACGGCCGTTATGCCGGCATGGTGTCGCAGGCTGACGTGCTGGCGCGCAAGGCCAGGCCGCTTCTGCTCAAGCCGGACGACGCCGCACCGCCGGAGCCGCGGGTTGCCGATTGCATGCGCAGCGAAGTGCCCTTCGCCACGCCGGACCTGCCCGCCATTGAACTGGCGCGGCCCATGTCGGACGCCCTGCATTGCGTGCCGGTGCTGGACGCCTCGCGCAACTTGCTCGGGCTGATCACCCAGTCGGACCTGGTGGCCGCGCTTTATCAGATGACGGTGTCTTCCCATTCCCCTGTCAATTCAGAAGCCGGGCTACAGGCCAGGCCGCTAGCTAATTCACCCGCCGGCTCAGGCGCCCACGCCACAAAGCGCGCCGCGTGA
- a CDS encoding sensor histidine kinase: MNPLSRTRALLCWLVLFCLGAAWIARQEYIDLHDRFFQATSIAQRMLSQKTVQHEAVLATLTALSHPPTPERLYPSLHPAMPQLLGLGYLADGAWTGSLPPPPALSAAVTRAREAGRPVTLPLDDARYWLVAPSSWSLLLDARQLVPEADFPPGLGNLGLMLNGKPLALLSKQADDAWGLTMTLQKPLGAASQAFSMRSTRTLTPAYWPWKAWLFWAVASALLVAAGAAWQRSRAEAHRQQEQARLATMARLGTLGEMAAGIAHELNQPLTAILAQTRAAQRLLDDEDERPAVRHALLASAEQAKRAADIISRMRALVQPRSPARREALDPDALVASLLFLREAELARLGIRLVWTNASPGTRPLGDRVALEQILHNLVQNAADALASTDGTRQIHLEGRADGDEYRFTVSDTGPGIAADALPRLFAPFYTTREQGMGLGLALCETLAGSMDGRIAARNLKPSGACFTLSLPRSEPAA, encoded by the coding sequence GTGAACCCCCTATCGCGCACGCGCGCCCTCCTCTGCTGGCTGGTCTTGTTCTGTCTGGGCGCCGCCTGGATCGCCCGCCAGGAATACATAGACCTGCACGACCGCTTCTTCCAGGCCACCAGCATCGCGCAGCGCATGTTGAGCCAGAAGACGGTGCAGCACGAGGCCGTGCTTGCCACGCTGACCGCGCTGTCACACCCGCCCACGCCCGAACGCCTGTACCCCAGCCTGCACCCGGCCATGCCGCAATTGTTGGGGCTGGGCTATCTGGCCGATGGCGCCTGGACCGGCAGCCTGCCCCCGCCGCCGGCATTGTCCGCCGCCGTGACGCGCGCCCGCGAGGCTGGCCGCCCGGTAACGCTGCCGCTGGACGACGCCCGCTACTGGCTGGTGGCGCCCTCCAGTTGGAGCCTGCTGCTGGATGCCCGCCAACTAGTGCCCGAGGCGGACTTTCCCCCGGGCCTGGGCAACCTCGGCCTGATGCTGAACGGCAAGCCGCTGGCGCTGCTGTCGAAGCAGGCAGACGATGCGTGGGGGCTGACGATGACCCTGCAAAAGCCGCTGGGCGCGGCCAGCCAGGCCTTCTCCATGCGCAGCACCCGCACGCTGACCCCCGCCTACTGGCCATGGAAAGCCTGGCTCTTCTGGGCCGTGGCCAGCGCCCTGCTGGTAGCCGCTGGCGCCGCGTGGCAGCGCTCGCGCGCCGAGGCGCATCGGCAACAGGAACAGGCCCGCCTGGCCACCATGGCGCGCCTGGGTACGCTGGGCGAAATGGCCGCGGGCATCGCGCACGAACTAAACCAGCCCCTGACCGCCATCCTGGCCCAAACCCGAGCCGCCCAACGCCTGCTGGACGACGAAGACGAACGCCCCGCCGTGCGCCACGCGCTCTTGGCCAGCGCCGAGCAGGCCAAGCGCGCCGCCGACATCATCAGCCGCATGCGCGCGCTGGTGCAGCCACGTTCACCCGCCCGGCGCGAAGCGCTGGACCCGGACGCGCTGGTGGCGTCGCTGCTTTTTCTGCGCGAGGCCGAATTGGCCCGGCTAGGCATCCGCCTGGTCTGGACCAACGCCAGCCCTGGCACGCGGCCGCTAGGTGACCGCGTGGCGCTGGAACAGATCCTGCACAACCTGGTGCAAAACGCCGCCGACGCGCTGGCCAGCACCGACGGCACGCGACAGATCCACCTGGAAGGCCGCGCCGACGGCGACGAATACCGGTTTACCGTCAGCGACACCGGCCCCGGCATTGCCGCCGACGCGCTACCCCGCCTGTTCGCCCCGTTCTACACCACCCGCGAACAAGGCATGGGGCTGGGGCTGGCCCTGTGCGAAACGCTGGCCGGGTCCATGGACGGCCGCATCGCGGCGCGCAACCTCAAGCCCTCGGGCGCTTGTTTCACCCTGAGCCTGCCACGCTCGGAGCCCGCCGCATGA
- a CDS encoding LysR family transcriptional regulator codes for MREISLDRLRTLVAIADLGSFAEAARALHLAPPTVSLHVADLEARVGAPLLTRKRGQVRPTTIGETLLERARRLLAEADQALDDVQRQVQGLSGRVRLGASTGAIAHLLPSALETLGRHHPGIDVQVAVLTSQETLQRLNDGTLDVGLVALPQPPVDGLVIKPWRRDPVMAFLPASWQAPARVTPAWLAERALILNDTTTRLSRQTGEWFAAAGLNPRPRIQLNYNDAIKSLVAAGYGATLLPHEATAPQADPRIIMRPLRPALWRPLGIAHRAEKVERATQHVLDVLWQLRAAQGA; via the coding sequence ATGCGTGAAATCAGCCTGGACCGCCTGCGCACCCTGGTCGCCATTGCCGACCTGGGTTCCTTCGCCGAGGCCGCCCGCGCGCTGCATCTGGCCCCGCCCACCGTCAGCCTGCACGTGGCCGACCTGGAAGCCCGCGTCGGCGCGCCGCTCTTGACGCGCAAGCGCGGCCAGGTGCGGCCCACCACTATTGGCGAGACGCTGCTGGAACGCGCGCGCCGGCTGCTGGCCGAAGCCGACCAGGCGCTGGACGATGTGCAACGGCAGGTGCAGGGCTTGTCGGGCCGCGTCCGCCTGGGTGCCTCCACCGGCGCCATTGCGCATCTGCTGCCCAGCGCTTTGGAGACACTGGGCCGCCATCACCCCGGCATCGACGTGCAAGTGGCGGTGCTGACCTCTCAGGAAACCTTGCAGCGCTTGAATGACGGCACGCTGGACGTGGGACTGGTGGCGCTGCCGCAACCGCCTGTCGACGGCCTCGTCATCAAGCCCTGGCGGCGCGATCCGGTCATGGCCTTTCTGCCGGCAAGCTGGCAGGCGCCCGCCCGCGTTACGCCCGCGTGGCTGGCCGAGCGCGCGCTGATCCTGAACGACACCACCACGCGGCTCTCGCGCCAGACCGGCGAATGGTTCGCGGCAGCCGGCCTGAACCCGCGCCCCCGCATCCAGCTCAATTACAACGACGCCATCAAAAGCCTGGTGGCCGCCGGCTATGGCGCCACCCTGCTGCCGCACGAAGCCACCGCGCCCCAAGCCGACCCGCGCATCATCATGCGGCCCCTGCGCCCGGCGTTGTGGCGGCCGCTGGGCATCGCGCATCGCGCGGAAAAAGTCGAACGCGCCACCCAGCATGTGCTGGACGTGCTGTGGCAATTGCGGGCGGCACAGGGTGCCTGA
- a CDS encoding MarR family winged helix-turn-helix transcriptional regulator gives MKTTPSPTPLSPADYELLADFRYALRTFAAFSEGAAGALALTPQQHQTLLAIKGTRKSPPDRRGLYVGEIADRLLIRPHTAAELVSRLARLDLVSREADPEDGRRVEVVLTPKAERVLESLSTAHLEELRAMRPLLGRLLARIGDETA, from the coding sequence GTGAAAACGACTCCGTCCCCCACTCCCCTGTCGCCCGCCGACTACGAACTGCTGGCTGACTTCCGCTATGCGCTGCGCACCTTCGCGGCCTTCAGTGAAGGCGCGGCCGGCGCCTTGGCGCTGACCCCGCAGCAGCATCAAACCCTGCTGGCCATCAAAGGCACCCGCAAAAGCCCGCCCGACCGTCGTGGGCTTTACGTAGGCGAAATCGCCGACCGCCTGTTGATCCGCCCGCATACGGCCGCTGAACTGGTCAGTCGCCTGGCCCGGCTGGATCTGGTCAGCCGCGAGGCCGACCCCGAAGATGGGCGCCGCGTTGAAGTCGTGCTGACGCCAAAGGCCGAACGGGTATTGGAAAGCCTGTCCACCGCGCACCTGGAAGAATTGCGCGCCATGCGTCCCTTGCTGGGCCGCCTGTTGGCACGCATCGGCGACGAGACGGCCTGA
- a CDS encoding response regulator transcription factor encodes MSPPNTRTPDQSPLVYLVDDDDAVRDALALLLRSVGLRSVGFGDPQAFLTQLSASAIGCVVLDIRMPGISGLDVLGRLAAQSDLPVVMLTGHANVDLCRRAFKGGAMEFLQKPVDDDVFLDAVQAAVRTHIASREKLAVTQAAADRLARLSGREHEVLARVVQGMSNKEIAREFDLSPRTVETYRANVFAKLEADSLAQLIRQYATLLD; translated from the coding sequence ATGAGCCCCCCGAACACGCGCACGCCCGATCAATCCCCGCTGGTGTACCTGGTGGATGACGACGACGCCGTGCGCGATGCGCTGGCCCTGTTGCTGCGTAGCGTGGGCCTGCGCAGCGTGGGCTTTGGCGACCCGCAGGCCTTTCTGACGCAGTTGAGCGCCAGCGCCATCGGCTGCGTGGTGCTGGACATCCGCATGCCCGGCATCAGCGGGCTGGACGTGCTTGGCCGTTTGGCCGCGCAGTCCGACCTGCCGGTCGTCATGCTGACGGGCCATGCCAACGTGGATCTGTGCCGGCGCGCCTTCAAGGGCGGCGCCATGGAATTCCTGCAAAAGCCCGTGGATGACGACGTGTTCCTGGACGCGGTGCAGGCGGCCGTACGCACCCATATCGCCAGCCGCGAAAAACTGGCCGTGACCCAGGCCGCCGCCGACCGGCTGGCGCGCTTGTCCGGACGCGAACACGAGGTGCTGGCGCGCGTCGTGCAAGGCATGAGCAACAAGGAAATCGCGCGCGAATTCGACTTGTCGCCACGCACCGTTGAAACGTATCGAGCCAACGTCTTCGCCAAGCTGGAAGCCGACTCGCTGGCGCAACTGATCCGCCAATACGCCACCCTGCTCGACTAG